One Setaria viridis chromosome 3, Setaria_viridis_v4.0, whole genome shotgun sequence DNA window includes the following coding sequences:
- the LOC117847155 gene encoding uncharacterized protein, producing MAPAAAAVAAARPSSLPRASSPRRGRLVRACSFRRAAPSARPTTTLVSSKPFCAVGHPLTRRRQGRPLCSQAEVAGTTVDDDEACELVSGSDLVIGEGDDSVSAYLLKAVKNNNGTGILLLSDVFGFEDSATRDFAYRVACNGYNVLVPDLFRGNPWKQSTPFDDDLFARWLAGQAPARVSSDIDACTRWLVDEFKAAGVSRKLGVVGFCYGGGRLVEALARDAEGCFSAGVCFYGSRMDASLGDRIAAPVLFVCGDGDPLCPVETVRELGRRARGARAAVYAGRGHGFAHRPQSVEDDADAEDAFNAMRGWLHDHLLA from the exons atggcgccggcggccgcggctgtcgcggcggcgcgcccgtCGTCGCTCCCTCGAgcgtcgtcgcctcggcggGGACGCCTGGTACGTGCCTGCTCGtttcgccgcgccgcgccgagcgCACGCCCCACCACAACACTTGTGTCATCT AAACCGTTCTGCGCCGTCGGCCATCCCCTGACGcgacggcggcaggggcggccgctCTGCAGCCAGGCCGAGGTGGCGGGCACCAccgtggacgacgacgaggcgtgCGAGCTAGTGAGCGGTTCGGACCTCGTCATCGGCGAGGGTGACGACAGCGTCAGCGCGTACCTCCTCAAGGCCGTCAAGAACAACAACGGCAcgggcatcctcctcctctccgacgTGTTCGGCTTCGAGGACTCCGCCACGCGGGACTTCGCCTACCGCGTCGCCTGCAACGGCTACAA TGTCCTGGTGCCGGACTTGTTCCGGGGCAACCCGTGGAAGCAGAGCACCCCGTTCGACGACGACCTCTTCGCGCGGTGGCTGGCGGGGCAGGCCCCGGCGCGGGTGTCCAGCGACATCGACGCGTGCACGCGGTGGCTGGTGGACGAGTTCAAGGCGGCGGGGGTGTCCAGGAAGCTGGGCGTGGTCGGGTTCTGCTACGGCGGCGGACGCCTCGTGGAGGCGCTGGCGCGCGATGCCGAGGGCTGCTTCAGCGCGGGGGTCTGCTTCTACGGGTCCCGGATGGACGCGTCGCTGGGCGACCGGATCGCGGCGCCCGTGCTGTTCGtgtgcggcgacggcgacccgcTGTGCCCCGTGGAGACGGTGCGGGAGCTGGGGAGGCGCGCGAGGGGCGCCAGGGCCGCGGTGTACGCCGGCAGGGGGCACGGGTTCGCGCACCGGCCGCAGTCCGTggaggacgacgccgacgccgaggacgcGTTCAACGCCATGCGGGGGTGGCTGCACGACCACCTGCTCGCCTGA